The bacterium DNA window GGGGAGCCGGAGTGCACGCTGCACCGTCTGTTCCTGTTCGATCCGCTACGGCGGGAGGACGAGACCTGGGGATTCGTGATAGTCACCCGCAGGGCGGGCGGCCCTGACCGTCTGGAGCTGGCCGCCTTTTCCTACCGGGTGGACTCCGCCGGTGCGGTCACACGCCGCCTGGAGAGCCGCCGCGCCATGATCCCGGCCGAGCGGTTGACCGATGTGGTCGAGGGGATCGTGCTGCGCCTGGACGAGCCGGACTGCTCGTACAGGGAACTGGATCTGGGCGGCCATGAGTCCCTGGCGGCCCAGCTCGAACACCTGCGGAGCAAGTTGTTCGGAGGAGAGAATGAACCAGCCCCAGAACAGGGCGAGCCTGATCTGCAACACGGCCCGGGTGACCGGGCTGCAGGGACGGCTGGCGCTGATTGAGGTGTCGCGGACCTCGGCCTGCGAGGGCTGCAGCCAGCAGGGGGGATGCGCGATATCGCTGGAACAGGGGAGCCCCGGCCGCACTCTGGCCGAGAACCCCCTGGGCGCCCGTCCCGGCGACACGGTGGAGGTCTCGCTGCCCGAGGGGGTGGTGGTCTGGGGCGCGCTGACAGTCTACATCCTGCCCCTGGTCGCCCTGTTCGCCGGCATGTTCCTGGCCGAGCGCTACGGGGCCGCTCTGGCGCCCGGCTGGGGCCAGAACGCGCTGGATATGGCGGGCGGGGCGCTGGGCCTGGCCGTGGGCCTGGTCCTGGTGCGTCTGGCCAGCCGTCACTGGCGCATCCTCACCTCGCGGCCCGAGATAACGCGCATTATCGCGCGGGCGCAATGAGTCCCGTTCGGGTGAACCTGTGAACTGCGGCTGTACGGGGTGCTATTCGCGGGGCAGACGGCTTGCGAGGTAAAGGCGGATATCGTCCCGCTCCCGGGATGAGAGCAGGTTGCGGCTTTTTTTCTGCATGCAGGCCAGGGTCGAATCGATCTCGCCGGCCAGCATCCCGCTTTTGAATACGAAATTTACGCTGTGGCAGACAGAGCATTTCTGGCTCAAAAGCTTGGCCCCTTCGGACAAATCCTCCGCCAGGCGACTTTCCCCCGTTGCGC harbors:
- a CDS encoding SoxR reducing system RseC family protein — encoded protein: MNQPQNRASLICNTARVTGLQGRLALIEVSRTSACEGCSQQGGCAISLEQGSPGRTLAENPLGARPGDTVEVSLPEGVVVWGALTVYILPLVALFAGMFLAERYGAALAPGWGQNALDMAGGALGLAVGLVLVRLASRHWRILTSRPEITRIIARAQ